One stretch of Lagenorhynchus albirostris chromosome 13, mLagAlb1.1, whole genome shotgun sequence DNA includes these proteins:
- the IL1R1 gene encoding interleukin-1 receptor type 1 isoform X3 encodes MKVLFRLVCFIALLTSSLEADKCVEREEEVILVSSAHEIDARSCPLILSEHKGPIIWYKNDSKTPVSTERDSRIHQHKDKLWFVPAEVEDSGYYYCAVSNSTYCLKTKIAAEFVQHEPNLCYNSQAVFTQRLLIPGDGQLVCPYLDFFRDENNELPQIQWYKDCKPLLLDNINFVGITNKLIITNVTTAHNGHYTCHASYAHLGKQYHVTRAIKLITLVKSRNKRPEIVSPANETIEVVLGSWLQLICNVTGQLSNFVYWRWNGSGIKEYEPMMMEEFTYVQNPFNKRKSAVIARLNITAVESKFFLHPFICLAKNTEGRSTAYIQLIHPVPDFQTPTIGIFVMLTLVITCSVFIYKVFKVDIVLWYRDSFYDFLPKKASDGKTYDAYILCPKTPGEGSTSNSDIFVFKVLPEVLEKQCGYKLFISGRDDYVGESIVEVANETIKKSRRLIIILAREISGFCWLGNSSEEQIAMYNALIQEGIKVVLLELEKIPDYEKMPESIKFIKQKQGAIRWSGDIREGSQTTNSRFWKKVRYHMPVQRQPPSAKHKLLSPATQLDSKEKRPLEVHVPLG; translated from the exons ATGAAAGTATTATTCAGGCTTGTTTGTTTCATAGCTCTACTGACTTCTTCTCTGGAGGCTG ATAAATGTGTGGAACGTGAAGAGGAAGTTATTTTAGTTTCGTCTGCACATGAAATTGATGCTCGTTCATGTCCTCTTATCCTAAGTGAACACAAAGGCCCTATAATTTGGTATAAAAATGACAGCAAGACACCTGTATCTACCGAAAGAGACTCCAGGATTCATCAGCACAAAGATAAACTTTGGTTTGTTCCTGCGGAAGTAGAGGATTCAGGATATTACTACTGTGCAGTGAG caATTCAACTTACTGCCTCAAAACTAAAATAGCTGCAGAGTTTGTACAGCATGAGCCTAACTTGTGTTACAATTCACAAGCCGTCTTTACACAGAGACTACTGATTCCAGGAGATGGACAACTTGTATGTCCTTATTTGGATTTTTTCAGAGATGAAAACAATGAGTTACCCCAAATACAGTGGTATAAG GACTGCAAACCTCTGCTTCTTGACAATATAAACTTTGTTGGAATAACAAATAAACTCATCATCACGAACGTGACTACGGCGCATAATGGGCACTATACGTGTCATGCATCCTACGCACACTTGGGAAAGCAGTATCATGTCACCCGGGCGATAAAACTCATTACTCTAG TGAAATCCAGGAACAAGAGACCTGAGATTGTGAGTCCAGCTAATGAGACGATAGAAGTGGTCTTGG GATCCTGGCTTCAACTGATCTGCAATGTTACCGGCCAGTTAAGTAACTTTGTCTACTGGAGGTGGAATGGGTCAGGAATTAAGGAATATGAGCCTATGATGATGGAAGAGTTTACATA CGTGCAGAATCCTTTCAACAAAAGAAAGAGTGCGGTCATTGCACGGCTTAATATTACAGCAGTGGAAAGTAAATTTTTTCTACATCCATTTATCTGTTTAGCCAAGAATACAGAAGGAAGGAGTACAGCATATATCCAATTAATACATCCAG TCCCTGACTTCCAGACGCCCACAATTGGTATATTTGTCATGTTAACATTGGTAATTACATGCTCTGTTTTCATCTATAAAGTCTTCAAGGTTGACATTGTGCTTTGGTACAGAGATTCTTTCTATGATTTTCTCCCCAAAAAAG CTTCAGATGGAAAGACGTATGATGCATACATACTATGTCCAAAGACCCCTGGGGAAGGGTCCACCTCTAACTCagatatttttgtgtttaaaGTCTTACCTGAGGTCTTGGAAAAACAGTGTGGATATAAGCTCTTCATCAGTGGCCGAGATGACTATGTTGGGGAAA GCATTGTGGAGGTTGCTaatgaaaccataaagaaaagcaGAAGACTGATTATCATTTTGGCCCGAGAAATATCAGGATTCTGCTGGCTGGGGAATTCATCTGAAGAGCAGATAGCCATGTACAACGCTCTCATTCAGGAAGGAATTAAAGTTGTCCTGCTGGAGCTAGAGAAAATCCCAGACTATGAGAAAATGCCAGAATCCATTAAATTCATTAAGCAGAAACAGGGGGCCATACGCTGGTCAGGGGACATTAGAGAAGGGTCGCAGACTACGAACTCGAGGTTCTGGAAGAAGGTCAGGTACCACATGCCGGTCCAGCGGCAGCCGCCTTCAGCCAAGCACAAGCTGCTGTCCCCGGCCACTCAGCTGGACTCTAAGGAGAAACGGCCACTGGAGGTCCACGTGCCCCTGGGGTAG
- the IL1R1 gene encoding interleukin-1 receptor type 1 isoform X1 has protein sequence MAANPTHSTAVDAPPEDGDSFLGSRSLPTRRGLLHSYWADSLQGPAGLFSSTAEVLHPVSDKCVEREEEVILVSSAHEIDARSCPLILSEHKGPIIWYKNDSKTPVSTERDSRIHQHKDKLWFVPAEVEDSGYYYCAVSNSTYCLKTKIAAEFVQHEPNLCYNSQAVFTQRLLIPGDGQLVCPYLDFFRDENNELPQIQWYKDCKPLLLDNINFVGITNKLIITNVTTAHNGHYTCHASYAHLGKQYHVTRAIKLITLVKSRNKRPEIVSPANETIEVVLGSWLQLICNVTGQLSNFVYWRWNGSGIKEYEPMMMEEFTYVQNPFNKRKSAVIARLNITAVESKFFLHPFICLAKNTEGRSTAYIQLIHPVPDFQTPTIGIFVMLTLVITCSVFIYKVFKVDIVLWYRDSFYDFLPKKASDGKTYDAYILCPKTPGEGSTSNSDIFVFKVLPEVLEKQCGYKLFISGRDDYVGESIVEVANETIKKSRRLIIILAREISGFCWLGNSSEEQIAMYNALIQEGIKVVLLELEKIPDYEKMPESIKFIKQKQGAIRWSGDIREGSQTTNSRFWKKVRYHMPVQRQPPSAKHKLLSPATQLDSKEKRPLEVHVPLG, from the exons gtAGATGCGCCCCCTGAAGATGGTGACTCCTTCCTAGGGAGCAGGTCACTTCCTACGAGACGAGGCCTCCTCCACAGTTACTGGGCTGATTCACTCCAGGGGCCCGCCGGCCTTTTCTCGTCAACAGCTGAAGTCCTCCACCCTGTTTCAG ATAAATGTGTGGAACGTGAAGAGGAAGTTATTTTAGTTTCGTCTGCACATGAAATTGATGCTCGTTCATGTCCTCTTATCCTAAGTGAACACAAAGGCCCTATAATTTGGTATAAAAATGACAGCAAGACACCTGTATCTACCGAAAGAGACTCCAGGATTCATCAGCACAAAGATAAACTTTGGTTTGTTCCTGCGGAAGTAGAGGATTCAGGATATTACTACTGTGCAGTGAG caATTCAACTTACTGCCTCAAAACTAAAATAGCTGCAGAGTTTGTACAGCATGAGCCTAACTTGTGTTACAATTCACAAGCCGTCTTTACACAGAGACTACTGATTCCAGGAGATGGACAACTTGTATGTCCTTATTTGGATTTTTTCAGAGATGAAAACAATGAGTTACCCCAAATACAGTGGTATAAG GACTGCAAACCTCTGCTTCTTGACAATATAAACTTTGTTGGAATAACAAATAAACTCATCATCACGAACGTGACTACGGCGCATAATGGGCACTATACGTGTCATGCATCCTACGCACACTTGGGAAAGCAGTATCATGTCACCCGGGCGATAAAACTCATTACTCTAG TGAAATCCAGGAACAAGAGACCTGAGATTGTGAGTCCAGCTAATGAGACGATAGAAGTGGTCTTGG GATCCTGGCTTCAACTGATCTGCAATGTTACCGGCCAGTTAAGTAACTTTGTCTACTGGAGGTGGAATGGGTCAGGAATTAAGGAATATGAGCCTATGATGATGGAAGAGTTTACATA CGTGCAGAATCCTTTCAACAAAAGAAAGAGTGCGGTCATTGCACGGCTTAATATTACAGCAGTGGAAAGTAAATTTTTTCTACATCCATTTATCTGTTTAGCCAAGAATACAGAAGGAAGGAGTACAGCATATATCCAATTAATACATCCAG TCCCTGACTTCCAGACGCCCACAATTGGTATATTTGTCATGTTAACATTGGTAATTACATGCTCTGTTTTCATCTATAAAGTCTTCAAGGTTGACATTGTGCTTTGGTACAGAGATTCTTTCTATGATTTTCTCCCCAAAAAAG CTTCAGATGGAAAGACGTATGATGCATACATACTATGTCCAAAGACCCCTGGGGAAGGGTCCACCTCTAACTCagatatttttgtgtttaaaGTCTTACCTGAGGTCTTGGAAAAACAGTGTGGATATAAGCTCTTCATCAGTGGCCGAGATGACTATGTTGGGGAAA GCATTGTGGAGGTTGCTaatgaaaccataaagaaaagcaGAAGACTGATTATCATTTTGGCCCGAGAAATATCAGGATTCTGCTGGCTGGGGAATTCATCTGAAGAGCAGATAGCCATGTACAACGCTCTCATTCAGGAAGGAATTAAAGTTGTCCTGCTGGAGCTAGAGAAAATCCCAGACTATGAGAAAATGCCAGAATCCATTAAATTCATTAAGCAGAAACAGGGGGCCATACGCTGGTCAGGGGACATTAGAGAAGGGTCGCAGACTACGAACTCGAGGTTCTGGAAGAAGGTCAGGTACCACATGCCGGTCCAGCGGCAGCCGCCTTCAGCCAAGCACAAGCTGCTGTCCCCGGCCACTCAGCTGGACTCTAAGGAGAAACGGCCACTGGAGGTCCACGTGCCCCTGGGGTAG
- the IL1R1 gene encoding interleukin-1 receptor type 1 isoform X2: MAANPTHSTAVDAPPEDGDSFLGSRSLPTRRGLLHSYWADSLQGPAGLFSSTAEVLHPVSGEYESIIQACLFHSSTDFFSGGCEHKGPIIWYKNDSKTPVSTERDSRIHQHKDKLWFVPAEVEDSGYYYCAVSNSTYCLKTKIAAEFVQHEPNLCYNSQAVFTQRLLIPGDGQLVCPYLDFFRDENNELPQIQWYKDCKPLLLDNINFVGITNKLIITNVTTAHNGHYTCHASYAHLGKQYHVTRAIKLITLVKSRNKRPEIVSPANETIEVVLGSWLQLICNVTGQLSNFVYWRWNGSGIKEYEPMMMEEFTYVQNPFNKRKSAVIARLNITAVESKFFLHPFICLAKNTEGRSTAYIQLIHPVPDFQTPTIGIFVMLTLVITCSVFIYKVFKVDIVLWYRDSFYDFLPKKASDGKTYDAYILCPKTPGEGSTSNSDIFVFKVLPEVLEKQCGYKLFISGRDDYVGESIVEVANETIKKSRRLIIILAREISGFCWLGNSSEEQIAMYNALIQEGIKVVLLELEKIPDYEKMPESIKFIKQKQGAIRWSGDIREGSQTTNSRFWKKVRYHMPVQRQPPSAKHKLLSPATQLDSKEKRPLEVHVPLG, from the exons gtAGATGCGCCCCCTGAAGATGGTGACTCCTTCCTAGGGAGCAGGTCACTTCCTACGAGACGAGGCCTCCTCCACAGTTACTGGGCTGATTCACTCCAGGGGCCCGCCGGCCTTTTCTCGTCAACAGCTGAAGTCCTCCACCCTGTTTCAG GAGAATATGAAAGTATTATTCAGGCTTGTTTGTTTCATAGCTCTACTGACTTCTTCTCTGGAGGCTG TGAACACAAAGGCCCTATAATTTGGTATAAAAATGACAGCAAGACACCTGTATCTACCGAAAGAGACTCCAGGATTCATCAGCACAAAGATAAACTTTGGTTTGTTCCTGCGGAAGTAGAGGATTCAGGATATTACTACTGTGCAGTGAG caATTCAACTTACTGCCTCAAAACTAAAATAGCTGCAGAGTTTGTACAGCATGAGCCTAACTTGTGTTACAATTCACAAGCCGTCTTTACACAGAGACTACTGATTCCAGGAGATGGACAACTTGTATGTCCTTATTTGGATTTTTTCAGAGATGAAAACAATGAGTTACCCCAAATACAGTGGTATAAG GACTGCAAACCTCTGCTTCTTGACAATATAAACTTTGTTGGAATAACAAATAAACTCATCATCACGAACGTGACTACGGCGCATAATGGGCACTATACGTGTCATGCATCCTACGCACACTTGGGAAAGCAGTATCATGTCACCCGGGCGATAAAACTCATTACTCTAG TGAAATCCAGGAACAAGAGACCTGAGATTGTGAGTCCAGCTAATGAGACGATAGAAGTGGTCTTGG GATCCTGGCTTCAACTGATCTGCAATGTTACCGGCCAGTTAAGTAACTTTGTCTACTGGAGGTGGAATGGGTCAGGAATTAAGGAATATGAGCCTATGATGATGGAAGAGTTTACATA CGTGCAGAATCCTTTCAACAAAAGAAAGAGTGCGGTCATTGCACGGCTTAATATTACAGCAGTGGAAAGTAAATTTTTTCTACATCCATTTATCTGTTTAGCCAAGAATACAGAAGGAAGGAGTACAGCATATATCCAATTAATACATCCAG TCCCTGACTTCCAGACGCCCACAATTGGTATATTTGTCATGTTAACATTGGTAATTACATGCTCTGTTTTCATCTATAAAGTCTTCAAGGTTGACATTGTGCTTTGGTACAGAGATTCTTTCTATGATTTTCTCCCCAAAAAAG CTTCAGATGGAAAGACGTATGATGCATACATACTATGTCCAAAGACCCCTGGGGAAGGGTCCACCTCTAACTCagatatttttgtgtttaaaGTCTTACCTGAGGTCTTGGAAAAACAGTGTGGATATAAGCTCTTCATCAGTGGCCGAGATGACTATGTTGGGGAAA GCATTGTGGAGGTTGCTaatgaaaccataaagaaaagcaGAAGACTGATTATCATTTTGGCCCGAGAAATATCAGGATTCTGCTGGCTGGGGAATTCATCTGAAGAGCAGATAGCCATGTACAACGCTCTCATTCAGGAAGGAATTAAAGTTGTCCTGCTGGAGCTAGAGAAAATCCCAGACTATGAGAAAATGCCAGAATCCATTAAATTCATTAAGCAGAAACAGGGGGCCATACGCTGGTCAGGGGACATTAGAGAAGGGTCGCAGACTACGAACTCGAGGTTCTGGAAGAAGGTCAGGTACCACATGCCGGTCCAGCGGCAGCCGCCTTCAGCCAAGCACAAGCTGCTGTCCCCGGCCACTCAGCTGGACTCTAAGGAGAAACGGCCACTGGAGGTCCACGTGCCCCTGGGGTAG